Proteins encoded in a region of the Bicyclus anynana chromosome 27, ilBicAnyn1.1, whole genome shotgun sequence genome:
- the LOC112056150 gene encoding zinc finger protein 91 has product MQCCVPFCVNTSDNASTSEGTGITFQKLPSKENLRAAWLKALGIQDHHLPDPAVVCSQHFIDEDFYTTKSCRRQIRSDAIPSTVQMCMICLDSDSKLFLMSKHKLEEAYQQLTGLSLFQLCARTNLQDAVCVLCAQRLRNFRRLRDLSLRARSVVMDSIQKYELITMQNMKMMRQTTKQLKPNFVSTTLGPDNCDLYIDHTYEDRQTKSQENIGKNIATKGVKPQEKISKNIATEEMRSLQNTFITCHNNEEQTKLQENIIENNARKEVKSQENIAKNFITCHNNEEQTKLQENIIENNARKEVKSQENIAKNFITCHNNEEQTKSQENIVTKNVKSQENIAKNFVTHVDQQAKYYTQDITVKNIATNEDSWDSVWIVQNIEVINEDNNQTDNLNIENLPNEYADSSISVKIEPMDDSNDIQRNESSSSSADGRPLLDNSVLYRPKTTVSSRQHPASNPLDILTPSSQGSTNTVLSGEGSHQHLRTPMSIGSSLPLQLCDSLHSKEDDNFSDHLVSSEANKVTVKVKSLVTICDSVRNTEVKQKTNAQNTIKCANFKCPHCFEEFERGKAYFEHVSTHVQTDRAAGYDLTQMSELHGTENWESVTFTNKKELNTDSSSSDCEDNLGVPLSEIRARAIQKRKTTNEMKIQEVNENPHMSTDTGEDPYTCKICNLKCAFKSYYTRHMRSHTGEKPYACEVCDYKCAVKSTLARHKQTHTGVKPHICKICDYQCARKSHLLLHMRTHTGEKPFSCEICGCKYTQKGSLISHMRIHTGEKPYSCDSCDYKCVQQSTLENHKRTHTGEKPFACGICTYRSSNRSDLTKHIRAHQHCKEGLKSKPRPDLRTNKSPKFLRNSCFIIEEETKSQENMAKSFVKHTNEDQKTKSQENIATNEESWDYVWIVQKTEEINEHNNQTDLNIENFVLNSNEYADSSISVKIEPMDDSDDIQKNASSSSSVNGCPQLDNSLLYKLPSTTVSSQLGTKNWDSGIFTNKEEILELNTDSLSSDREDKLGVPLSEIRAQAIQESKTTMKIEEVNENTHMSTDTGENPNTCKICNLKCAFKSYLTRHMRSHTGEKPYACEVCDYKSAMKSTLDRHRQTHTGVKPHFCKICDYQCARKSHLLLHMRTHTGEKPFSCEICGCKTTQKGSLITHMRIHTGEKPYSCDSCDFKCVRQSSLDNHKRTHTGEKPFACGTCTYRSGNRGDLTNHKRIHTGEKPYACGICTYRSAIRGDLTKHIRAHQHYKPKKKV; this is encoded by the exons ATGCAGTGCTGCGTGCCGTTCTGTGTAAATACTTCAGACAATGCGTCAACATCTGAGGGAACAGGAATTACTTTTCAGAA GTTACCCAGTAAAGAAAATCTCCGTGCTGCTTGGCTCAAAGCCCTCGGCATACAAGACCATCACCTGCCCGACCCTGCTGTGGTCTGCTCACAGCATTTTATAGATGAAGACTTTTATACAACAAAGAGTTGTAGAAGGCAGATTCGCTCTGATGCCATACCTTCAACAGTGCAG atgtgcatgatatgcctGGACTCTGACAGCAAGCTGTTTCTAATGAGTAAACACAAGTTGGAGGAGGCATATCAACAGCTGACTGGACTGTCT ttgtttcagttgtgtgcgcgAACAAACCTGCAGGACGCTGTGTGTGTGCTGTGTGCTCAGAGATTGAGAAACTTCCGGAGATTGAGAGACTTGAGCTTGAGAGCTCGCTCAGTTGTGATGGACTCGATACAGAAATATGAATTA ATCACAATGCAGAACATGAAAATGATGagacaaacaacaaaacaactGAAACCTAATTTTGTATCTACAACCTTAGGACCAGACAACTGTGACTTGTACATAGACCACACATATGAAGACCGACAGACAAAATCACAGGAAAACATAGGCAAAAACATTGCAACAAAAGGGGTGAAACCACAGGAAAAAATAAGCAAAAACATTGCAACTGAAGAGATGAGATCACTGCAAAATACATTTATCACATGTCATAATAATGAAGAACAGACAAAATTACAAGAAAACATAATTGAAAACAATGCAAGAAAAGAAGTGAAATCACAGGAAAATATAGCAAAAAACTTTATCACATGTCATAATAATGAAGAACAGACAAAATTACAAGAAAACATAATTGAAAACAATGCAAGAAAAGAAGTGAAATCACAGGAAAATATAGCAAAAAACTTTATCACATGTCATAATAATGAAGAACAGACAAAATCACAGGAAAACATTGTAACAAAAAACGTGAAATCACAGGAAAATATAGCAAAAAACTTTGTCACCCATGTAGATCAACAGGCAAAATATTATACACAGGACattacagtaaaaaatattgcCACAAACGAAGATAGTTGGGATTCAGTGTGGATTGTTCAGAATATAGAAGTGATAAACGAAGATAACAATCAAACAGATAATCTCAACATTGAGAACTTACCCAACGAATATGCCGACAGTAGCATATCAGTGAAAATTGAACCAATGGATGATAGTAATGATATCCAGAGAaacgaatcatcatcatcatcagccgatggacgtccactgctggacaataGCGTCTTGTATAGACCGAAGACCACAGTCTcaagtcgccagcatccagcttccaatccgcttgatatcctcaccCCATCTAGtcaggggtcgaccaacactgtgctttcagGTGAGGGGTCGCACCAGCACCTTAGGAcaccaatgtccatcggctcatcattgccacttcagctttgcgactcgctgcaTTCAAAAGAAGATGACAATTTCAGTGACCACTTGGTATCTAGTGAAGCGAACAAAGTGACAGTGAAAGTAAAATCATTAGTGACTATATGTGATAGTGTTCGGAATACAGAAGTTAAACAGAAAACGAATGCACAGAATACAATAAAGTGTGCAAATTTCAAATGTCCGCATTGTTTTGAGGAATTCGAGCGAGGCAAGGCGTATTTTGAACATGTGAGCACGCATGTCCAG ACGGACAGAGCTGCGGGATATGATTTAACACAAATGAGCGAACTACATGGTACAGAGAACTGGGAATCGGTCACGTTTACCAACAA GAAAGAATTAAATACTGACTCTTCATCGTCGGACTGTGAAGACAATTTAG GTGTTCCATTATCCGAAATCAGAGCGCGAGCTATACAGAAACGCAAAACGACGAATGAGATGAAAATTCAAGAAGTGAATGAGAATCCACACATGAGCACCGACACTGGCGAAGACCCTTATACTTGCAAGATTTGCAATTTAAAATGTGCATTCAAGAGTTATTACACCAGACACATGAGAagccacactggtgaaaagccttatgcATGTGAGGTGTGCGATTATAAATGTGCAGTTAAAAGCACATTGGCCAgacacaaacaaactcacacGGGTGTAAAGCCTCACATTTGTAAAATATGTGATTATCAGTGTGCACGGAAAAGTCATTTACTCCTCCACatgagaacccacactggtgagaaaccgttttcttgtgagatatgcgGTTGTAAATACACACAGAAAGGTAGCTTGATTTCACACATGAGAATCCACACTGGCGAGAAACCTTATAGTTGTGATTCGTGCGATTACAAATGTGTACAACAAAGTACTCTAGAAAATCACAagagaacccacactggtgaaaagccttttgCTTGTGGGATATGTACTTACAGAAGTTCGAATAGAAGTGATTTAACGAAGCATATAAGGGCACATCAGCATTGTAAAGAAGGTCTAAAATCGAAGCCTAGACCTGATCTTCGCACTAATAAAAGCCCAAAATTcttacgaaatt CATGTTTTATTATTGAAGAAGAGACAAAATCACAGGAAAATATGGCAAAAAGCTTTGTCAAACATACAAATGAAGACCAAAAGACAAAATCACAGGAAAACATTGCCACAAACGAAGAGAGTTGGGATTATGTGTGGATTGTTCAGAAAACAGAAGAGATAAATGAACATAACAATCAAACAGATCTCAACATTGAGAACTTTGTATTGAACAGCAATGAATATGCCGACAGCAGCATATCAGTGAAAATTGAACCAATGGATGATAGTGACGATATCCAGAAAAACGCATCCTCTTCATCATCAGTTAATGGATGTCCACAGCTTGACAACAGCCTCTTATATAAACTTCCAAGCACCACAGTCTCGAGCCAACTAGGTACAAAGAACTGGGACTCTGGCATTtttactaacaa GGAAGAAATACTAGAATTAAATACTGACTCTTTATCGTCAGACAGGGAAGACAAATTGG gTGTTCCGTTATCTGAAATCAGAGCACAAGCAATACAGGAAAGCAAAACAACGATGAAAATTGAAGAAGTGAATGAGAATACACACATGAGCACCGACACTGGTGAAAACCCTAATACTTGCAAGATTTGCAATTTAAAATGTGCATTCAAAAGTTATTTAACCAGACACATGAGAagccacactggtgaaaagccttatgcATGCGAGGTGTGCGATTATAAAAGTGCAATGAAAAGTACTTTGGACAGACACAGACAAACTCACACGGGCGTAAAGCCTCACTTTTGTAAAATATGTGATTATCAGTGTGCACGAAAAAGTCATTTACTCCTCCACatgagaacccacactggtgagaaaccgttttcttgtgagatatgcgGTTGTAAAACCACACAGAAAGGTAGCTTGATTACACACATGAGAATCCACACTGGTGAGAAACCTTATAGTTGTGATTCGTGCGATTTCAAATGTGTCCGACAAAGTTCTTTAGATAATCACAagagaacccacactggtgaaaagccttttgCTTGTGGGACATGTACTTACAGAAGTGGGAATAGAGGTGACTTAACAAATCACAAGAGaatccacactggtgaaaagccttatgcTTGTGGGATATGCACTTACAGGAGTGCGATTAGAGGAGATTTAACAAAGCATATAAGGGCCCATCAGCATTATAAACCGAAGAAGAAGGTCTAA